A region of Cellulophaga sp. RHA19 DNA encodes the following proteins:
- a CDS encoding DUF3526 domain-containing protein, which produces MFRYNFKYELKSLLRSRWLLLLSLLLLIVVLFAGYNGKEKVNERVKQLDKVVLEANTNDATMAKVLDSIEKGLQVSINPRRMPNAPMNVAYNYPRVAAIPAAPLTFISTGQSDLFTHFIKPSAYGDSFSLDYSELANPIQLLFGSFDLSFVIIYILPLIIIAFSYNILSEEKEYGSLKLLASQPISIYQWILQKTALRFFWLTLITMAVITITLLIFGYNFSANFLAFLQLVSLVCAYILFWFTIVLLVNLVINNSAKNAVSLLAIWVFVILIVPAVVGQLANSFYPIPSRTKMITEVRELKEELSSKQDKILDNFLRDHTEYASKDGNNNYSFWHKYIASQELVEEELKPLISSYEDQLTKQQDWVRLWQYSSPAILMQQSFNNLAHTSTSHYQSYRNQVFKFSKEWRNFFKPMLYGNKNFTTKDYKELPSFKYKAPKNNLVLFKVIVLLVFSVIFILIGRQVYINKIKKGTVIS; this is translated from the coding sequence ATGTTTAGATATAATTTTAAATATGAACTAAAGTCATTACTACGTAGTAGGTGGCTTTTACTATTATCATTACTACTTTTAATTGTAGTTTTATTTGCAGGCTATAATGGTAAAGAGAAAGTAAATGAACGCGTAAAACAGTTAGATAAAGTTGTTTTAGAGGCAAATACTAATGATGCTACAATGGCAAAAGTGTTAGACTCTATAGAAAAAGGATTGCAGGTAAGTATTAACCCAAGGAGAATGCCTAATGCTCCAATGAATGTTGCTTATAATTACCCTAGGGTAGCAGCAATACCGGCAGCACCTTTAACATTTATATCTACAGGACAAAGTGATCTTTTTACGCATTTTATAAAGCCAAGTGCGTATGGAGATAGTTTTAGTTTAGATTACTCTGAACTTGCAAATCCTATACAGTTGCTTTTTGGATCTTTTGATTTGTCTTTTGTAATTATTTACATTTTGCCCTTAATTATTATAGCGTTTAGTTACAATATTTTGTCTGAAGAAAAAGAGTATGGATCTTTAAAATTATTGGCGTCACAACCAATATCTATTTACCAATGGATATTGCAAAAAACAGCACTAAGGTTCTTTTGGTTAACCTTAATAACTATGGCTGTTATTACAATTACACTGTTAATTTTTGGGTATAATTTTAGTGCTAATTTTTTAGCGTTTTTACAGCTAGTGTCCTTAGTCTGTGCTTACATACTTTTTTGGTTTACCATTGTGCTGCTTGTTAATTTAGTAATAAATAACTCGGCTAAAAATGCAGTTAGTTTATTGGCAATATGGGTGTTTGTAATTTTAATTGTTCCGGCAGTAGTGGGGCAGTTGGCAAACTCGTTTTACCCAATACCATCTAGAACTAAAATGATTACAGAAGTGAGGGAGTTAAAAGAAGAATTATCTAGTAAACAAGATAAAATACTAGATAACTTTTTAAGAGACCATACTGAGTATGCATCAAAAGACGGGAATAACAATTATTCTTTTTGGCATAAATATATTGCATCTCAAGAGCTCGTAGAAGAGGAATTAAAGCCTTTAATAAGCTCTTATGAAGATCAGCTAACAAAACAGCAAGACTGGGTTAGATTGTGGCAGTATAGTTCACCAGCAATACTTATGCAGCAAAGTTTTAATAATTTAGCGCATACCTCTACAAGTCACTATCAAAGTTACAGAAATCAGGTTTTTAAATTTTCTAAAGAGTGGCGTAACTTTTTTAAACCTATGTTGTACGGAAATAAGAATTTTACAACTAAAGATTATAAAGAGCTTCCTAGTTTTAAATACAAGGCTCCTAAAAATAACTTAGTTTTATTTAAGGTGATAGTATTGCTTGTTTTTTCTGTGATATTTATTTTAATTGGTAGGCAAGTATATATCAATAAAATAAAAAAAGGAACAGTAATTTCATAA
- a CDS encoding ABC transporter ATP-binding protein, which translates to MIKTTNLTKKYGDFTALDNLNIEIKEGEILCLLGANGAGKSTTINLLLNFITPTSGNAFINGLDVVKNPKKTKPFLTYIPENLMLYPTLTAIENLDYFLGIGGKSFSKAELKNFLDEAGLQQEAFNKRVQFFSKGMRQKVGIALAIAKGAKVLLLDEPTSGLDPKSSNEFGELLKSMKNAKVAILMATHDIFRAKEIGTHIGIMKQGVLKHHFSNDEITLQDLEKVYLETMTLTN; encoded by the coding sequence ATGATTAAAACAACTAATTTAACTAAGAAATACGGTGATTTTACCGCTTTAGATAATTTAAATATAGAAATAAAAGAAGGCGAAATTTTATGTCTGCTTGGTGCTAACGGAGCAGGAAAATCTACCACTATTAATTTACTACTTAACTTTATAACACCAACGTCTGGTAACGCTTTTATTAATGGTTTAGATGTGGTAAAAAATCCCAAAAAGACTAAGCCGTTTTTAACATACATACCAGAAAATCTAATGCTTTATCCTACACTAACAGCTATAGAGAATTTAGATTATTTTCTTGGGATAGGTGGTAAAAGTTTTTCAAAAGCAGAGCTAAAAAACTTTTTAGATGAGGCAGGTTTACAACAAGAAGCTTTTAATAAGCGTGTGCAGTTTTTTTCTAAGGGAATGAGGCAAAAAGTAGGTATTGCGCTAGCAATTGCAAAAGGCGCTAAAGTATTGTTGTTAGATGAACCAACCTCTGGCTTGGATCCTAAATCTAGTAATGAGTTTGGTGAATTGCTAAAAAGTATGAAAAATGCCAAAGTAGCTATACTTATGGCTACACACGACATTTTTAGAGCCAAGGAAATAGGTACGCATATTGGTATTATGAAACAAGGCGTTTTAAAGCATCATTTTTCTAATGATGAAATTACACTACAAGATCTAGAAAAAGTGTATTTAGAAACAATGACTTTAACTAACTAA
- a CDS encoding pentapeptide repeat-containing protein, which yields MNALVIDKTFTKEDYKTNRLALAEYDNCTFVDCNFTEAYLSDVNFIECTFTECNFTNAKTKNTSFNTVTFNNCKLLGVQFTSCNPFLLSFTFNDCNLQLASFYQLIIKKMLFKNCNLEQADFSKATLTESVFDNCNLKNTAFSNTILLKTDFTTAYNFSIDPEDNAIKGAKFSKDSLFGLLTKYKISIS from the coding sequence ATGAATGCACTTGTTATTGACAAAACCTTTACTAAGGAAGACTACAAAACAAACAGGCTGGCTCTTGCAGAGTATGATAACTGTACTTTTGTAGACTGTAATTTTACGGAAGCCTACCTGTCTGATGTTAATTTTATAGAATGTACATTTACAGAGTGTAACTTTACCAACGCAAAAACTAAAAACACTTCTTTTAACACCGTTACATTTAACAATTGCAAGTTACTAGGTGTACAGTTTACTAGCTGTAATCCGTTTTTATTGTCTTTTACTTTTAATGATTGTAATTTACAACTAGCATCTTTTTATCAGCTAATTATAAAAAAAATGCTTTTTAAAAACTGTAATTTAGAACAGGCAGATTTTTCTAAAGCAACATTAACAGAGTCCGTTTTTGATAATTGTAACTTAAAAAACACTGCTTTTAGCAACACTATATTACTTAAAACCGACTTTACCACCGCCTATAACTTTAGTATAGACCCAGAAGATAATGCAATTAAAGGGGCTAAGTTTTCTAAAGACAGTTTGTTTGGCTTACTCACAAAATATAAAATTAGCATTAGCTAA
- a CDS encoding CBS domain-containing protein has translation MGIKSFQGVRKTLKKEFEAPILVEDYMTKKLITFSPDQSILEVMELFTKHNISGGPVLDNNGFLVGIISEADCMKQISESRYFNQPILNKSVENFMTRDVEFISPDISIFDAAGIFVRHNRRRLPVLKNDILVGQLSRKDVVIAALKLNGQNYK, from the coding sequence ATGGGAATTAAAAGCTTTCAAGGAGTGCGGAAGACCTTAAAAAAAGAATTTGAGGCGCCAATATTAGTAGAAGATTATATGACTAAAAAGTTAATAACTTTTAGTCCAGACCAATCTATTTTAGAAGTAATGGAGCTGTTTACCAAGCACAATATTTCTGGTGGACCAGTATTAGATAATAACGGATTTTTAGTTGGTATTATTTCTGAGGCAGATTGTATGAAACAAATATCTGAAAGTCGTTATTTTAACCAGCCAATACTAAACAAAAGTGTAGAAAATTTTATGACTAGAGATGTAGAGTTTATTTCTCCGGACATAAGTATTTTTGATGCTGCAGGTATTTTTGTGCGTCATAACAGGCGTAGGCTTCCTGTGCTTAAAAACGATATTTTAGTAGGGCAATTGAGCCGTAAAGATGTGGTAATAGCAGCTTTAAAATTAAATGGACAAAATTATAAATAG
- a CDS encoding DUF3526 domain-containing protein — MIRYIIKKELKEIFRDGRFKISAAIVFLLALVAFFVTFKQYKNTAAQYNEAKVNERKVWESQGAKNPHSAAHYGNYVFKPKSPLSLIDQGVDKYTGVSVFLEAHNRNEAAFSDAADQTALSRFGALTPDFILLYIIPLIIILIGYNIFSKEVEGNTFFILKSQGVVGWKLFVGKWLAALIPTMVIATVLFAVAAIALTSLNDFGLFEWKEIFALYFVYLLYYLIFINVVLFISSKVKKSGIALVINLVFWVLACFVAPKVASNLADAKYPYPSHQEFNEQIANESKQGLDGHNPWNEESQKLRLQILKEYKVDSVHKLPFNFNAFLMQKGEEYQAQVYAKHYGLLKEKAKKQGGVYKSLSSISPFLPTRFLSMAIANTDYESHWAFTEAAEEYRVGVQRFLNGTTEKNAKYNERYVAPADTWSKLEEFSYESPTFTEVYKQNTGVFSVLVIWFVLTAALLFFTNKKY; from the coding sequence ATGATACGGTATATAATTAAAAAAGAACTAAAAGAAATTTTTAGAGACGGACGTTTTAAAATTTCTGCAGCAATAGTATTTTTATTGGCATTAGTGGCGTTTTTTGTCACTTTTAAACAGTATAAAAATACAGCAGCACAGTATAACGAAGCTAAAGTAAACGAGCGTAAAGTTTGGGAGTCACAAGGAGCTAAAAATCCGCATTCTGCTGCACATTATGGCAATTATGTTTTTAAACCAAAATCTCCTTTATCTTTAATAGACCAAGGTGTAGATAAATATACAGGTGTTTCTGTATTTTTAGAAGCACATAATAGAAACGAAGCTGCTTTTAGTGATGCAGCAGACCAAACAGCATTGTCTAGGTTTGGAGCATTAACACCAGATTTTATTCTGCTTTATATTATACCATTAATAATTATTTTAATTGGTTATAATATTTTTTCAAAAGAGGTTGAAGGGAATACTTTCTTTATTCTAAAAAGTCAAGGTGTGGTAGGCTGGAAATTGTTTGTTGGTAAATGGCTTGCAGCTCTAATACCTACTATGGTCATTGCAACCGTTTTATTTGCCGTAGCTGCTATTGCATTAACTAGCTTAAATGATTTTGGTTTGTTTGAGTGGAAAGAAATTTTTGCACTGTATTTTGTGTATTTACTTTACTATTTAATTTTTATTAATGTGGTATTATTTATATCATCAAAAGTAAAAAAATCTGGTATTGCGCTTGTAATTAACTTGGTATTTTGGGTTTTAGCTTGTTTTGTAGCGCCTAAAGTAGCTAGTAATTTGGCAGATGCTAAGTATCCCTATCCTTCTCACCAAGAGTTTAATGAGCAAATTGCGAATGAAAGCAAGCAAGGTTTAGACGGACATAATCCTTGGAATGAGGAATCGCAAAAGTTACGCCTACAAATACTAAAAGAGTATAAAGTAGATAGTGTACATAAATTGCCTTTTAATTTTAATGCATTTTTAATGCAAAAAGGAGAAGAATACCAAGCGCAGGTGTATGCTAAACATTATGGTCTTTTAAAAGAAAAAGCTAAAAAGCAAGGAGGAGTGTACAAATCTTTATCTTCTATATCACCTTTTTTACCAACTCGTTTTTTATCTATGGCAATTGCCAATACAGATTATGAGTCTCACTGGGCTTTTACAGAAGCAGCAGAAGAGTATAGAGTAGGTGTACAACGATTTTTAAATGGTACTACAGAAAAAAATGCGAAATATAACGAGCGTTATGTTGCACCAGCAGACACTTGGAGTAAGTTGGAAGAGTTTAGTTATGAGAGTCCAACTTTTACAGAAGTCTACAAGCAAAATACAGGTGTTTTTTCTGTGCTTGTAATTTGGTTTGTGCTTACAGCTGCACTATTATTTTTCACTAATAAAAAATATTAA